In Streptomyces sp. 840.1, one DNA window encodes the following:
- a CDS encoding phosphatidylinositol-specific phospholipase C yields the protein MSPYTANRRNFLAGALAVSATAVLGTAPARASARRALTTQDWMSGIADPTELRRLTIPGSHDSGARYGGPWTECQNTTIAEQLNSGLRFLDVRCRITGGSFAIHHGASFQNLMFGDVLGACWDFLAERPTETVLMRVKQEYSEESDAAFRAVFDDYLDNRGWRPLFHIDSALPTLGGARGKVVLLADNGGLPGVRYADPTLFDIQDDYMAEPFAKYPKIEAQFRKAAGQPGKFYMNYVSTAALLPVRSNADRLNPQVQSLLDSSQASGWTGLGIVPLDFPATRSGLVESLIRHNPAG from the coding sequence ATGAGCCCGTACACAGCCAACCGCCGGAACTTCCTGGCCGGCGCACTGGCCGTCTCCGCCACCGCCGTCCTGGGCACGGCTCCCGCGCGCGCCTCGGCCCGCCGGGCCCTCACCACCCAGGACTGGATGAGTGGCATCGCGGACCCCACCGAGCTGCGGCGGCTCACCATTCCGGGCTCGCACGACTCCGGCGCCCGCTACGGCGGGCCCTGGACCGAGTGCCAGAACACCACGATCGCCGAGCAGCTGAACAGCGGGCTGCGCTTCCTCGACGTACGGTGCCGGATCACCGGCGGATCCTTCGCGATCCACCACGGGGCCTCGTTCCAGAACCTGATGTTCGGCGATGTGCTGGGCGCGTGCTGGGACTTCCTGGCCGAGCGGCCCACCGAGACCGTGCTGATGCGGGTCAAGCAGGAGTACTCGGAGGAGAGCGACGCGGCGTTCCGGGCGGTCTTCGACGACTACCTCGACAACAGGGGCTGGCGGCCGCTGTTCCACATCGATTCCGCCCTGCCCACGCTGGGCGGTGCGCGCGGCAAGGTCGTCCTGCTCGCGGACAACGGCGGTCTTCCCGGGGTGCGTTACGCAGATCCGACCCTCTTCGACATCCAGGACGACTACATGGCGGAGCCGTTCGCCAAGTACCCCAAGATCGAGGCCCAGTTCCGCAAGGCGGCCGGGCAGCCGGGCAAGTTCTACATGAACTACGTCTCGACCGCCGCCCTTCTCCCGGTCCGCTCCAACGCGGACCGGCTCAACCCGCAGGTCCAGTCGCTCCTCGACAGTTCGCAGGCATCCGGCTGGACCGGTCTCGGCATCGTCCCGCTGGACTTCCCGGCGACCCGGTCCGGGCTGGTGGAATCGCTGATCCGGCACAACCCGGCGGGCTGA
- a CDS encoding TIGR03620 family F420-dependent LLM class oxidoreductase: MKLGTIGIWSLAFTHGDRGEAKEAAAELEDLGYGTLWLGGDPGGNPSGDLATAADVLDATDRVTVATGCVSIWDRPATRLAAAYHALPEHQRARLLVGLGVSHAECVDRYRRPYAALAGFLDELDAASPPLPASARIVGAHGPMMTRLGAARSVGVHPYLVDVTHTARARSELGTASLLATQQTVILTTAPATARSRARTMLAPYLRLANYREAWLRIGFDSGDLADGGSDRLVDALFACGTPDEIAARITEHTKAGADHIALQVVTADRSHFARAAWRELAAALC, from the coding sequence ATGAAGCTCGGAACAATCGGGATATGGAGCCTGGCGTTCACGCACGGGGACCGCGGGGAAGCCAAGGAAGCTGCCGCGGAGCTGGAGGACCTGGGGTACGGCACGCTCTGGCTCGGCGGCGACCCCGGCGGCAACCCGAGCGGGGACCTGGCCACCGCCGCCGACGTGCTGGACGCGACCGACCGGGTCACGGTCGCGACCGGCTGCGTGTCCATCTGGGACCGGCCCGCTACGCGACTCGCCGCCGCCTACCACGCACTGCCCGAGCACCAGCGGGCCCGGCTGCTGGTCGGACTCGGCGTCAGCCACGCCGAGTGCGTCGACCGCTACCGGCGCCCCTACGCGGCACTCGCCGGGTTCCTGGACGAGCTGGACGCGGCCTCGCCTCCGCTGCCCGCCTCCGCACGGATCGTGGGCGCCCACGGGCCCATGATGACCCGCCTCGGCGCGGCCCGGTCCGTCGGAGTGCACCCGTACCTCGTGGACGTCACCCACACCGCGCGGGCCCGGTCCGAGCTGGGTACCGCGTCCCTGCTGGCCACGCAACAGACCGTCATCCTCACCACGGCCCCCGCGACCGCCCGGTCCCGGGCCCGGACGATGCTCGCCCCGTACCTGAGGCTCGCCAACTACCGGGAGGCCTGGCTGCGCATCGGCTTCGACTCCGGCGATCTGGCCGACGGCGGCAGCGACCGGCTGGTCGACGCCCTGTTCGCCTGCGGGACGCCCGACGAGATCGCCGCCCGGATCACCGAGCACACGAAGGCGGGCGCCGACCACATCGCGCTCCAGGTAGTCACCGCCGACCGCAGTCACTTCGCCCGCGCCGCCTGGCGTGAACTCGCCGCAGCGCTGTGCTGA
- a CDS encoding bifunctional UDP-sugar hydrolase/5'-nucleotidase: MSATPQKNRASRRVLAAAAGLATVGALVAAMPAGAQERGHGHGKDHGHHAPDRTVDVQLLSFNDLHGNLEPPAGSAGTVSEKQADGTVKAVPAGGVEYLASSLRTARKGHPYSITAAGGDMVGASPLLSGLFHDEPTIEALNKIDLDVTSVGNHEFDEGATELARLQNGGCHPVEGCYEKGKKFKGADFPYLAANVTSEKTGKPILKPYTVWKKNGVKIGFIGVTLEGTPNIVTANGVKGLKFHDEIETVNKYAKELDRQGVKSIVALIHEGGLPASSSYNYDCDSPAAGDGISGPITDIAKGISPKVDALVTGHTHQAYVCTIPDPAGNPRLVTSASSFGKLYTDTTLTYDRRTGDIVRTAVKGSGTKGSKPSKHHPHPAPANPVSANHIVDRDQAPATDMTALIARWNTLAAPIANRPQGYISADINGRGSTAPEKPLGNLIADAQLEGLAPADKGGAVVAFMNPGGIRADLVYKATGSEGDGVVTYGESFTVQPFTNMMNVLDLTGAQLVSALKQQVSGANEASPKILQVSKGLTYTLDMTKSGADRVVADTILLNGEAIDPAKTYRVAMNEFLAGGGDGFAALGQGTNKLVGASDLDLFNAYLAAHSTAAAPLAPPATDRITVVQ, from the coding sequence ATGTCAGCGACACCACAGAAGAACCGCGCATCCCGGCGGGTGCTCGCCGCCGCGGCCGGGCTCGCCACCGTCGGAGCGCTCGTCGCGGCCATGCCGGCCGGCGCGCAGGAGCGCGGGCACGGGCACGGCAAGGACCACGGCCATCACGCGCCGGACCGGACCGTCGACGTACAACTGCTGTCCTTCAACGACCTGCACGGCAACCTGGAGCCACCGGCCGGCTCGGCCGGTACGGTCAGCGAGAAGCAGGCCGACGGCACGGTGAAGGCCGTCCCGGCCGGCGGCGTCGAGTACCTCGCCTCCTCGCTGCGTACCGCGCGCAAGGGCCACCCGTACTCGATCACCGCGGCCGGCGGCGACATGGTGGGTGCGAGCCCGCTGCTGTCGGGGCTCTTCCACGACGAGCCGACCATCGAGGCGCTCAACAAGATCGACCTCGACGTGACGAGCGTCGGCAACCACGAGTTCGACGAGGGCGCCACCGAGCTGGCCCGCCTCCAGAACGGCGGCTGCCACCCGGTCGAGGGGTGTTACGAGAAGGGCAAGAAGTTCAAGGGCGCCGACTTCCCGTACCTCGCCGCCAACGTGACGAGCGAGAAGACCGGCAAGCCGATCCTCAAGCCGTACACGGTGTGGAAGAAGAACGGCGTCAAGATCGGCTTCATCGGCGTGACCCTGGAGGGCACCCCGAACATCGTGACCGCCAACGGCGTCAAGGGCCTGAAGTTCCACGACGAGATCGAGACGGTCAACAAGTACGCCAAGGAGCTGGACCGGCAGGGCGTCAAGTCCATCGTCGCCCTGATCCACGAGGGAGGCCTGCCCGCCTCGTCGTCGTACAACTACGACTGCGACAGCCCGGCCGCCGGTGACGGCATCTCCGGGCCGATCACCGACATCGCCAAGGGCATTTCGCCGAAGGTCGACGCGCTGGTGACGGGCCACACCCACCAGGCGTACGTGTGCACCATCCCCGACCCGGCGGGCAACCCGCGCCTGGTCACCTCGGCCTCGTCGTTCGGCAAGCTGTACACGGACACGACGCTCACCTACGACCGTCGCACCGGCGACATCGTGCGCACGGCGGTGAAGGGCAGCGGGACGAAGGGCTCGAAGCCGTCGAAGCACCACCCGCACCCCGCGCCCGCGAACCCGGTCTCCGCGAACCACATCGTCGACCGGGACCAGGCACCGGCCACCGACATGACGGCCCTCATCGCGCGCTGGAACACCCTCGCGGCGCCGATCGCGAACCGGCCGCAGGGCTACATCTCGGCAGACATCAACGGCCGCGGCTCCACGGCCCCGGAGAAGCCGCTCGGCAACCTGATCGCCGACGCGCAGCTGGAGGGCCTGGCCCCGGCGGACAAGGGCGGGGCGGTCGTCGCGTTCATGAACCCGGGCGGTATCCGCGCCGACCTCGTCTACAAGGCGACGGGCAGCGAGGGCGACGGCGTCGTGACGTACGGCGAGTCGTTCACCGTGCAGCCGTTCACCAACATGATGAACGTCCTCGACCTGACCGGTGCGCAGCTCGTCAGCGCACTGAAGCAGCAGGTCAGCGGTGCGAACGAGGCCAGCCCGAAGATCCTTCAGGTGTCGAAGGGCCTCACGTACACGCTGGACATGACGAAGTCGGGCGCGGACCGGGTGGTCGCCGACACGATTCTGCTGAACGGCGAGGCGATCGACCCCGCCAAGACGTACCGCGTCGCGATGAACGAGTTCCTGGCGGGCGGCGGCGACGGCTTCGCGGCGCTCGGCCAGGGCACCAACAAGCTGGTCGGCGCCTCCGACCTGGACCTGTTCAACGCCTACCTGGCCGCGCACTCCACGGCCGCCGCGCCGCTGGCCCCGCCGGCGACGGACCGGATCACGGTCGTTCAGTAG